One genomic region from Deltaproteobacteria bacterium encodes:
- a CDS encoding tetratricopeptide repeat protein encodes MGIKICINKFTLFLITVFILSVANLAFAETKVFVEEYTYQASEYDSKVSCRALALEQVKRLLLEKLGIYLESETEVKNFQLTKDQIVILTAGIVAAEIVDEKWDGKTYFFKAKITADPKDVANSINKLRQDRQETKELEETRKKADEALREVEKLKRELEITKAGKTEQDQYKKAVNSLSATDWVEKGKALGIAGRIQEAIGAFTRAIELDPKYDARAYNNRGLAYGNLGNYRQAISDFDRAIDLDPKLASSYYNRGVAHNKLGNYRQSVEEFKIAARLGHNGAKNFLRGQGIDW; translated from the coding sequence ATGGGGATTAAGATTTGTATTAACAAGTTTACCCTCTTCCTTATAACGGTCTTCATTCTATCTGTAGCAAATTTGGCTTTTGCGGAAACAAAGGTCTTTGTAGAGGAATACACCTATCAGGCAAGTGAATATGATAGTAAGGTTTCATGCAGAGCTCTTGCTCTTGAACAGGTTAAGCGACTGCTTTTAGAAAAATTGGGGATTTACCTCGAAAGCGAAACTGAGGTTAAAAATTTCCAGCTTACAAAAGACCAGATTGTTATCCTCACCGCTGGAATAGTCGCGGCTGAAATCGTAGATGAAAAGTGGGATGGCAAAACATATTTCTTTAAAGCAAAGATTACGGCAGATCCAAAGGACGTCGCTAATTCGATAAATAAATTGCGTCAAGACCGTCAAGAAACAAAAGAGCTGGAGGAGACGAGAAAAAAAGCGGATGAGGCATTAAGGGAAGTTGAAAAACTAAAAAGGGAACTGGAGATAACGAAAGCAGGGAAAACAGAACAGGACCAATACAAAAAAGCGGTAAATAGTTTAAGTGCCACCGATTGGGTTGAGAAAGGAAAGGCCTTGGGGATCGCTGGGAGGATCCAAGAAGCTATAGGGGCATTTACCAGGGCTATCGAGCTCGACCCTAAATATGATGCAAGGGCTTATAATAACCGTGGACTTGCCTACGGGAATCTTGGCAACTACCGGCAGGCAATCAGCGATTTCGACAGGGCTATCGATCTCGACCCTAAATTAGCATCGTCCTATTATAACCGTGGAGTTGCCCACAACAAACTTGGGAACTACCGGCAGTCAGTCGAAGAATTTAAAATCGCAGCCCGGTTAGGGCATAATGGAGCGAAAAATTTTTTGAGGGGTCAGGGGATTGATTGGTAA